The genomic interval AGGGAGTAAAAGAATACAACTAGTATACATCAGGAAAGCTAGCAGTTGGGAAAAACTACTAAAGCCAAAAAACCAAACTGACCATATACACAATATAGAACGACCTACTTCCTAATGATGTATTTCATAGGCTCTATGCGCCATTCATACAAAAGATAGTGACCTCCCTTCGCCTCAGCAAAaaaaccattttcaaaataaaactttGATGTGCTCCCCAATTGGCACAATGTTAGAGAAGATACGCCAATTTTTTAGTTCACAAATGGCCCAAGACATTGAATGTCAAATCAAAGCCAAACCCTTACAATTTCAACCTTGAACCTCCAAAGAGACACACTGAGAAGAGATAGAACAAATCACCTGGCATGACGACCATAACCCCTAACCACTTACCGCATGCTAGACAGCAAAAGAAAAATCACACTTAACAAATAGATGAAGTTTGTCgcatttgaattaaaatattagataTACTATTGAAATTAGGAGCTAGACATCATTCTACGATGTCAAACATTTATGCATCCTGATCATGTATAAATGCAATTATCAACAATCCTTTAACAcaagtttaaaatataatttagttaaatTTGTTCTCATGAAACACACTCAATAAAGTACACAATTATTAGTTGATTATTATACCATATTAAAGATTTTATAGAGTACCTCATGCATGGCACTCATCAAGGTCTTCAGAGGTGGAGTATTGATTTTTGCACGGCTTGCCATCTGGATAAATACACATAAAATTACCATAATTCGTTATTCTCACTAGAGTAGCTAACAATGTTTACAATGCAACAAAGATATAAGAATCACCTCATCCAACTTGATATACCCAAATGGCAACCTGGGGTCACTTTCATCCACCATCAGTTTTATAAGCTTTTCAAGACTGTCTTTACCATCACAGCCAATCCATCCCCACTGCTTGGCCAGATCTAACATGTCCATAAGATATGCTGCATCATGAAGAGGCCCTGTCCAAAGAGGTCCTGATACCTTGAGGGAGTTTGAAACctgaaaaatgagaagaaataGAGAACTTTATACATTCATAGGAAGTAACACTTTTCTGTAATTTGAACTCTGGAAAACTAAATCGCACAAATATATTATACAAGCTTCAACAGTTATCCTCATGTTATATGCAGCAACAGCTTAAAAAGgaatttagtttaaaaaacATACACAAGTTATTGCATTAATCCGAGAAGCTATTACTATCTAGCAATATTCCTTACCGACACTAGCTACAATTTACAAAGATAGCTCTCCAATAAATAGACATTAAAAAAACCTAAACAAGGTAGTCTCAAACAAACCACGCCATCATACCTTAGACACACTGCAGGAGCAACTCATCTGACCAAGTTGGTCCCAAGAAAATTCATGGGAATTTCCACACTGGTGGCAGCACCCAATAAAACCATAATGCCTACAGCAATCACAACAgaaataatcaataagagagtAACTACGTTGCACTCAAATGGGAACAACACAAGATGTGACATAAACACAAGGATTCATCACCTACTATCATGAATCTTCCCGCGGTTCAATCTGAGCAAGACCCGGAAAACAGGTCCATGATAAGCATAGTAAGAAAACAAGGGAGTTATATGGTACCCCAAGAGAGCAGCCTCCCTTGCAACCCCACCTATAAGCATTCTCAAACCAACCTCATTGGAATATGGCATAGGGCGCACATAGGCTCCATAAGCAGCTAAAGAACTAAACAGAAAAAGGTCAAAGTTTACAAACCACTAACCAAGGTTCCCAAATCCATTACAATTTACAAAACAACATGCAAATATGCAATCACTTATTAAACCATACAAATCAAACAGCACAGCAACAAAAAAAGACAGTCACAATATACGGCAAGGGTTTCAACAAAATAAGGTCTTCAACATCAACATCAAGGTTTTTTATGAAATCATAATGGGATTAAAGCTACATCAGCAGCAATTGTTTCTCTTCAATATTCCGTGACGGTAATTTAAAAACTCCATCACAATACTCAAAATCAGAACAAACAAGATACACTACACAAATTTAACTGCAGTAAAAAGGGCAGACAAAACATCAcatgagtattaaaaaaagtttgcAACCAAACAGCAACATCAAGATTTTTTATGCTTCTCAGACCACAATGCGATTGAAGTCGCGTCCATAGCATTTGATTGTCTTTAATATTAAGTATACTGACAGCAACCACAACCGCAATTTAAATCACAAAACTCAAAATCAGACCaaacaaattaaacaaaatcataacaaaacaaaaaaccgAGAAAGATAAGAATTGTTACTGATGAGGACGGTGGCCACCAGAAGAGAAGCCATCAGTTGAAGTAACATAGAGCAAACCACCAAATCTCAAAGTATTAATAGCAGACCTCAAAAAAGAAGAATCACTCCCAAAAGAATCAACAtcaataaaatcaaagaaactCTTTTGAATATAATAATCAGTCATAACTCTATTAGCTTCTAAATGAGTAACAACCCATCTTTTCTCCTCTTTCACTGAAACCCTAGACAAATTCCCCACAATAATACTTCCATAGCTATCATTTCCATCATTAGCAGCAACAAAATCTGCTTCAGCTTCCTTCAAGTACCGCAACGACCGAATTCCGCAGCCACAAAGAGCATCGAGAACACGTAAGCTTCCGTTTTTCTTCTTCTGCAGAGAAGCGGCAAGTACGCCGAGGTCTCTTCCGGTAGCGCTTTCTTGCCGGAAAAATGCGCCGCCGGTATCGAATTCCAAACCACGTTCAGTTTGAAAACCATTTCCGGGAACGGAATTACAACACCGACACCGAAAGCGGTTTTGAGGAAAATGCGGAGAAAAGGCAAGAGTCAATAACATGACGCCGGAAAATGGTGACGAAAGAGATGTAACTGTATTTGTCGTTTTATTCTTAAAAGAGAGTGATGGAAAAAAAACGTTGTGGAGCGTTACACGTgtatcaattaaatttttttagggGTTAAAAAGATGAGGTTTTGAAATTTGTAAAAATtgggattaatttttttatatttttcttgttcttatctttattattttgttcCTTTTTGGGATCATATAAGAAGGAAGGAAAGTTATGAGAATTACCAGATATAAACCTTGATAGTAATGTGTGGGCTACTGAATCAATTGAGGAGTTTCTCTGTCTAGGgttttaatttgatttcttCCTTCTTCATTCTTTTTGGTGATGAACTTCGGATCAAGTTGCATTGCATCTTAAGACAAAGCTTTACCTTTTTTTTGAGGTAAATTCATACACTCTTTATTCATTGTTTATACCAACTTGTGTTAATTATGGACTTTAAATGAGATCTAtaagtttgtgtttttttttattaattttcaaaaattatctATGATCAACATAGtttgcttttttttcttcttcggTTGTTTGGATGATTGAATTGATTTcttatttgaaaaattcaatttgatttGGGGTTAGGGTTTCTGGTTAAAAACTCGTTCACTTgttaattagtttatgtagCAAACATTTAAATTCAgtttaaagttaaatttttatagatTTGCACAGTTAGCTGTGAAATTCTTTAAGTGAATTGGTTTAGACTTTTTATACAATATAAATCTCcagaataattttataacttataGTGTCTCTCAATATATAATCTGTGATTGTCAAATTTTTagactaatttataaaattataactatgaTAATCgagtcaaattattttataaaaaaccTCGTGTAAAATtagtcaaattaaataaaccacTCGTGCATTAGAGATTTTCTCATTAGAGATTTTCTCATGTTGCACATTGTTTATTCCACCGCCAATAAACTCTCCCATCAACAACAAACTATTTGAGAATAGACTTAGGATCTATTTGAGAATGCAAATAAGttagattataatttatttatttgtttggcaaaaaaagaaaagcaaatttatagtttatagcCTATAAACTATAGAAAGTGTTTGATGTGTTTGATAAAAGTTATTTACTTATAGCTTAtaaagtttttaataaattgattcaGTTTGTTTATAaatctatataatttttctccaaTTTTTATCCTTGTTATtgtaactaaattaatttttatttttataatttatataatttaaaataattttaataaataatattttaagataaataatttatgattactaatttaaaataaataaaataggtaactaaataaaataggtaaataaataaaataggtaaataaataaaaatataccagattaataaataattattttttactatttataaataatttaaattttataataattaatattttatagtaaataatttatttatttttatttgtaacaatTAAACtacctaaataaataaaaatgtatcaaatcaataaattttaaaatattttaatttttaatccataaagtttatttttaattaaaaatattttttatatctttagaTTAATTGAATCATTAATTTCATCGACAACTTCATTTTAACTCAAGAGTTATGAActataacttaatttttaacaaaCAGAGTCTATAAACTATAAAATCTATTTAATAACATGTTTATTTTAAAGTTacaattaatagtattttttttataaattatttaaggaatttttgagtttataatttattgcttatatttttttgtcaattttatttttattatttcaactgaaattatttaaattaaaattactttttatgctgtataatttaaaataaataaaataatttgataaataactttaagtttaaatataaactgaaaattaaattttatgtcaaagatattattaaatataagattCGTAATTAAATCGTCTGATATGTgggtaaaataaaaatatcttttaattaattcaagGTCTAATTTTAACTTCTGTTGCTGATGCGGGTTTGACAACCTCAATATTTTATCTGTATTAGTAATAGTAGGAGTTATTTGCAGTTAATGCGGATTTAACAACGTCAAAATATTTTGCCATCTGGCCATCTCGTTGATCGAAAAAACTTAACTAGGAGTCGTGATGAAGTAAACGCTCCTCTCTCCTGGTGTCGTGTTGCATCCACGTGGCTTCTTTTAAAATGCTTGATTTATCTGACGCCAGGCATGCAGCTAAAGGCACTTTAACTTATCCGCGTTTACATCAGACAATCCCAATCCCTATTtttcaaagagaaaaaaaaccATTTTCTGAATGGGCTTCTTCTAACCCGCGGAATGTAAACGGGTCGTCTTATAACCCGAAAATTGGAAACGGGTCGTCTTATAACCCGAAAATTGGAAACGGGTCGTCTGATGACCCGCACGTTTGAAGGGTCTTTTTCCCCATCCCTAGCACGAGCGCCGCACTGCCTTCTGCCGTTGCACCACCGCTACCGGAATCGCAGTAACGATTCATAAATTGTAGATCATACGAAGCGGATATTCCACCAAAATCTGATTCTGTGTATATACTCTTAATCGTTGAAGGAAAGTACAATATCAAAATTGTACGATTTCACGATTCAAATCGTGAATTTAACTATCATTCCCCTAGCAATGTACTCTCATCAATAAAGAACGTGTCTCTGGTAGACTGGTGAGAACGTAATGTGAACTCATCTCAACATGCTCTAGTACAAATCAAGTGTGGTTGTTCTAGGTAAAACCTATCCTTGAAATGGACCCCTCACAACCTCACTCAAGTTGTGAACAAACCCATTTCATATCTATTTTTTGGGTATGCTTTTATCTATGTAGCTCTGCACTTCAAATTAAAGGTGTGTCTAGTGTTCCACATGGGTTGGGTTGGTGTGATGTCCATTAAGATCCGACATTGACACATCTGATTATattcaatcatttttattttctcaaattattgtCTGTGTGCAAATGTGTGTTCAATGTCTGTGTATGTGCTTCATTACTTTTCAACATTTTGTAGCAAGTCCACCCACTGTGTTGCATTTGTAGGGCTATCTTGGAtttattattttggttttatttgCAGGACATCTGAGTTCTGATTTTAGCAGCAATGGCTGATATACAGGAAAGGTTGTTACCGTCCTTCTCGCCTAACCTACAACTGTTAGCAATGGATGAGGAGCTTTGGTTGATGGCTGAAGAGAGGGCCCAGGAAATACTGTGTTTAGTTCAACCTAATGTTGTTTCTGAGGTGAACAGAAAGGATATTATTGAATTTGTACAGAGGCTGATTGGAGGTTACTATGGGGGAGAGgttagaatattttaattaagattttataCTTGTAACCTTCGATTGTAGGAGTGGGATGTGTATGGTTGGGTGTTTTCTGCTCTGATTGCTGTTTTAAATTGATTGGTTGAAACTTCTTTTCCCTTTCTTATGTGTTTCCTTCCTTTAGAAGCTGTTTTGATACAAGCCATTGTTGTCAATCGCAGATCACATAAAGTTATGGATTTTGAAATTCCTCTATACTATTGTGCTGTAgtcgctatttgacaacactttgtactaaatagcataTTGCGGAACAATAATAATTAGTCCAAATTCCGCTACTCAATAGCGCTTTAGTACCGCCATAGACGCAACTTGACAACACTGATACAAGCATGATTTTACTACCTTTAGAAGTcattttacttattttactACCTTAATATGATTTTACAACCATGTTGTTGTCCCTTCTATGCTTCTACCTTAACTTTACTGCCCACGCAGACTCATCCCCCTGCCAACTCCTTTACACCATATACTTCCTCATACCTTGACCAGAAAATAAAACTCTTTTCCAATTCATATGATGTGATACTTCATGGTATCAGAAGTATGCCAGCAAATATTTCCCCATGCTAGCCTAAAATTTGTAGCTGGAATTCAAAAGATTTCAAACCCGAAGCCCCCACCACCTCCCTCCCCATACCTTAGATAGGTGTAAAACTTGataatatttacatattttcTTGGCCTTTAGCACGTATGATTTTTAACTCTGTCTCTTGATAACTAAGTTAAAAATGCTTGAATTGGATAAAATTGAGGTGAATTTCACAACTAGTTGTTTACGCTGGTGAACATTTCTTGATTTGAAGAATTTGACAGTATTTTGAAATAGCACTTGCCTCCATACCAAATCTATTGATGTTTTGTACCTTAAAATTTCAAAAGCTTTTAGATGCCGACAACAAATTGGTTTCATTATGTGTATACCTTTACATGGTTTCATTATGTGTATACCATTACATTGGTGTTGGTAAATGAAAATTTTTCCTTTTGTGGGCCAACTACAGGTATTTGTGTTTGGATCAGTCCCGCTAAAAACCTATCTTCCAGATGGAGATATTGACTTG from Cicer arietinum cultivar CDC Frontier isolate Library 1 chromosome 5, Cicar.CDCFrontier_v2.0, whole genome shotgun sequence carries:
- the LOC101513284 gene encoding tRNA (guanine(26)-N(2))-dimethyltransferase; translation: MLLTLAFSPHFPQNRFRCRCCNSVPGNGFQTERGLEFDTGGAFFRQESATGRDLGVLAASLQKKKNGSLRVLDALCGCGIRSLRYLKEAEADFVAANDGNDSYGSIIVGNLSRVSVKEEKRWVVTHLEANRVMTDYYIQKSFFDFIDVDSFGSDSSFLRSAINTLRFGGLLYVTSTDGFSSGGHRPHHSLAAYGAYVRPMPYSNEVGLRMLIGGVAREAALLGYHITPLFSYYAYHGPVFRVLLRLNRGKIHDSRHYGFIGCCHQCGNSHEFSWDQLGQMSCSCSVSKVSNSLKVSGPLWTGPLHDAAYLMDMLDLAKQWGWIGCDGKDSLEKLIKLMVDESDPRLPFGYIKLDEMASRAKINTPPLKTLMSAMHEKGYAASRSHITTNAIKTNCPMTEFIEIAKELQQVSVS